The proteins below are encoded in one region of Pelecanus crispus isolate bPelCri1 chromosome 4, bPelCri1.pri, whole genome shotgun sequence:
- the AP5S1 gene encoding AP-5 complex subunit sigma-1, with amino-acid sequence MVRAFILLALGGPGPAPCRVLYARTFGNSAGNSSGNSPGTLPHPGGPPRQRLRRKEQLLVVARQVASQCRLLQSSSGRPSAPQLPQLPDEPISLQDAPAGLFQLPPGDPFPERVTVAWLSVLALAFALVCDPQENLSLAEITLRRLAPRLLASLRLLGPGADVLLRPETADILLDRLLPHGQMLFLNERFLQAVDREMGIKASR; translated from the exons ATGGTGCGGGCGTTCATTTTGCtggcgctgggggggccgggccctGCACCTTGCCGCGTCCTTTACGCTCGCACCTTCGGGAATTCCGCCGGGAATTCCTCTGGGAATTCTCCCGGGACCCTCCCtcaccctgggggtcccccccggcAGCGCCTCCGTCGCAAGGAGCAACTGTTGGTCGTGGCCAG GCAAGTGGCCTCCCAGTGCCGTCTGCTTCAGTCATCCTCGGGGCGCCCGTCggccccccaactcccccagctcCCCGACGAACCGATATCGCTGCAAGATGCCCCGGCAGGACTTTTCCAGCTGCCCCCCGGAGACCCTTTCCCCGAACGGGTGACGGTAGCCTGGTTATCGGTGTTGGCCCTCGCTTTCGCCTTGGTTTGCGACCCTCAAGAGAATCTATCCTTAGCCGAAATCACCCTGCGCCGCTTGGCCCCTCGCCTGCTCGCCTCCCTGCGCCTCCTCGGCCCCGGTGCCGACGTCCTGCTCCGACCCGAGACCGCCGACATCCTCCTTGATCGtctcctgccccacggccagATGCTTTTCCTCAACGAACGTTTCCTCCAGGCCGTGGACCGGGAGATGGGCATCAAAGCATCCCGCTGA